The stretch of DNA TGCGGCGAAAGACCTCTTCGGCATGGCTTGGTCCCGAAAGGACAACATAGCGCTCTGCAAAGGCCTCCGAAAGCTCCTGCTGAACCACTTCGGATATGCGGCAAAGAGTGTCGGTTTCGATGCCTTTGGCGCAGTTGACGATCAGAGCTTCCCTATCGGTATAGTGCAAATGTTTTTTTACCTGCTGCAGCACCGCACGCATGACATGCGTAGGCACAACGAGCAGAATGATTTGCGCCTGGTGCAAAGCTTCCTGCAGATTATTCGTAACCGCAACCTTGTCCGCAAGTCGAAAGCCCGGCAACAGCTCCTCGCGCTTTCGTGTCTTTTGCAGACGCTCGGCAGCCGCAGCATCATATTCCCACAAAACGACCGAGTGTCCAAGTTCCGCGCAATAGTCGGCGAGCGTCATCCCCCAACTACCGGCGCCCAAAACGGCAATCTTTAGGGGACGTTGAGTTGCGTCGTTCATTTAACCTCGCCCAAAAAGACAGGCTTTTCACCTATTGCTTCAAGCTCAGCCTTTACCTTGTCGGCAGCGTGCGGAGATACGACAAAGACCAGGCCGATGCCCAAGTTAAATACCCGGCGCATTTCTTCATCTTCTATATCGCCGTATCGCTGCAGGAGACGGAACTCGGGCGGGATCTGCCAAGCCGACCAATCAACGGCCAACTCCAGATCACCGCGCAGCAGCCTTTGGGTGTTACCGACGATGCCGCCGCCGGTGATGTGACTGATGCCGTCGAGGCCCGGAATCGAACGGACGCGCATGATTGCTTTGCGGTAGCTTTTATGAACGCGCAGCAGCTCTTCCCCCCAACTCTTTGCCAATTCCGGTTCGTAAACTCTTAGATCGATTTTTTTGATCTCGAGTAATACTTTACGTGCCAGCGAATAGCCGTTGGTATGCAAACCATTGGAGGATATGCCGATTAAGAGATGTCCTTTGGCGATGCGGCTGCCGTCAATGATGTCAGGTCGATTGACGAGTCCGATGATGGAGCCGGCAAGATCGTATTCTCCCGGAGCGTAAAAGCCGGGCATCTCGGCCGTTTCTCCGCCGATCAGAGCGCATTCATTTTCACGGCAGGCTTTTGCCATGCCGCGAATGATTTCGGCAAGGATTTCCGGCGACAGCTTTTGCGTGCCGACGTAGTCCGTAAACGCAGCGGGATCCGCACCGCACGTCATAATATCGTTGACGCAATGATTCACAAGGTCCTGGCCGACAGTATCATGCACGCCCATCATGAAAGCAATTTTGAGCTTGGTCCCCACGCCGTCGATGCTGGTCACCACAACCGGCTGCGGATATTTCTGCAAATCGATTTCATAAAAGCCCGCAAACAGCCCGATGTCGTTAAGGACGTGCACATTAAAAGTCGATTTTGCTTCACGAGCGATGGATTTTGTCGCCTTTTCCGCTGCGTCGATGTCGACGCCGGCGCTGCGATAGGTGATGCTCACGAAATGCCTTTCCTGAGTTTCGTCCAATAGTCGTTTCTAACCGAATTGAAAAAAGAGAGCACTCTTTCATCGCGATAGTCGGGATAGGTCCACGGATTCGCCTGAAACCCTCCCTTACGCCAAGTCAGTTGGAGGTCACCGTAGATTCCCTGGCCGATGTAGATTCTGTGGCTGAAATTCTTTGTGGAAGCGAGCACCAGTTTGGCAGCCTCGATATAGCCCGGGTCGATATTCACGGTTCTTTTGTCATTTATCATATACCGACTTTCGATCTCGTTGGTGCGATGCTTCCATTGCGGTAAAAGCCCGGGATCCGTAAGATCGGCAAAGGCAGCATATACTTTTAGTAAATTACCGCCCATTTCTTCTTGGTAATAGGTCGTAAAATTAAAATCGATGACGGCCGAACGGGATTGCAGATTGCCCAATAATTCCTGGATTTCTTTGAGGACTTGCAGCAACAGGCTCTCCTCGCCGGAGCATACGGCGCAAATCGGACAAACCGGTTGCGGCTGTTGGATGATACCCATGTCTCAGACAATCACTTTGTCTAAATGTTCGGCGCTGTTTATGGCGTTGTTTCCGATATCAATTCTTCGCCGCAATAGGGACAATAGCGATAGTCGGATTGCCAAAAGACGTGATCTGCGCTTTTTTTGCATCGCCGAACAGAAGCCTTTTGGAAATCGATTTCAACGGTTTTGCCGTTTTCCTGATCGAGCTGCAGACGAAACTCTCCCCGCTCGGTTTTTCCGATCAAAAACACATCGGAAAAATCGGGCCGCTTCAGCAGTCCTTCCGTTACTTTACCATTGTGATCGATCAATTTTAAGCGTACCTCGACGTCGCTGTAGCGCCGGTAGCCTTCGGCATCGACATCAGTGTAGTTGCTTCGCAATTCCGGTTGCACAAATTTTCGCCAAAAGACCCGTTCTCCGCGGCAAAACGCATGACGAACGTTTTCGAAGCGAATGATTTCGCCGTTTTCCATGGGGAAAGCCGGCAGCGTGGGATAATCGTCTTTGAAATAGACGCCGACACCTCTGAATTCCAATTGAAGCAGCACGTTTTGTACGAGGATCGGTTCCACTGTGGAATCCGTCCTTACACTTGCAGTAAAAACCGAAGTAACGGAAGTCGAGTCGGCAGCCGTTGCGCAGGCGCAGAGAAAGAATATGAAAATGAGTTTTGCCATATCCTTTCCTCCTGAAACGCATTAAAATGTAACGATTCTTTTGTTGCTTTTCAAGTGCGGCAAGATTTTATTTGAAAGGTTTTCACTTTTAGGCATAAAAAGCAAAGCCCCGACTTTTGCCGGGGCTTTGCGTGCGAAAAAGCTCAAATAAATTGATTAATAATGGCTTCGTAGAGCTCCTGTTTACCGCTGATTTGTTTGGGCTCGCCGAGCTTGACGGCCAGTTCACGCAGTTCTTCCAACCCCAGCTCACCTTTTTCAAAGCGGGCGCCGTCGCCGGAATCAAACGAAGCGTACCGTTCGCGGCGCATTTTGAGCAGATCGGATTCGCGAATGATACGATCGGCGATGATCAGCGCTCTGGCCAAGGTGTCCATGGAGCTGATGTGCGCGATGAAAATGTCTTCCAGATCTGTCGAGTTGCGGCGCGTTTTGGCGTCAAAGTTCATACCGCCGGGCGCCAATCCGCCAGCCGAGAGGATTTCCAGCATCAACAGGACGGCCTCGGTGATGTCGTGCAGAAACTCGTCGGTATCCCAACCGTTGTGCGGATCGCCCTGATTGATGTCCAGGCTGCCGAGCAGGCCGTTGTCCGCCGCCAGCCGTACCTCGTGCGCAAACGTGTGTCCGGCTAAGGTGGCGTGATTGTTTTCGATGTTCAGCTTGAAATCCTTGTCCAGGCCGAAACGCCGCAGAAAACCGATGACGGTCGCGACATCGAAATCGTATTGGTGCTTGGTGGGTTCCATCGGCTTGGGCTCGATGAGGAAAACGCCTTTGAAACCGGCCTTGCGCCCATAATCACGCGCTTTGGTCAAAAACATACCGAGGTGTTCGATTTCACGCTTCATGTCCGTATTCAGGAGCGAGAAATAGCCTTCGCGACCGCCCCAAAAGACATAGTTTTCGCCGCCTAACTCAATAGTTGCATCGATCGCCGCTTTGACCTGGGCTGCGACATGGGTCAGAACATGAAAATCCGGATTGGTAGCGGCGCCGTTCATGTAACGGGGATGGCTGAAAACGTTGGCGGTCCCCCATAGCAACTTAACGCCGGTCTCTTTTTGGCGTTCCTTGGCCATATCCACCAGAGTACGCAGATTGGCTTCTGATTCGAGGACGTTTTTCCCTTCCGGAGCCAAGTCGCGGTCATGAAAGCAGTAAAAGTCGACGCCGAGTTTGGTAAAGAATTCAAACGCCGCATCGAGCTTTTGTTTGGCTGCGGTCATCGGATCTGAAGCTTGATCCCACGGAAACTCGACGGTACCCGGCCCAAACGGATCGCCTCCGGTATTACAGAAGGTATGCCAGTAAGCGATCGCAAAACGGAAATGGTCCTTCATGGGCTTGCCGGCGACAATTTTATCCGGCTGGTACCATTTGAAGGCCAAGGGATTTTTGGATTGAGGTCCCTCGTACTCGATTTTCTTGATGCCGCGAAAATACTCCTTACTGCCGATGAAAACCTTGTTTGCCATCTATTCCTCCGTTTTATATTCGTTTTTGACAAAATAAACAATTTTTTTAAAATATCAAACAAAATCATGGAAAAATGCCGCGTTCTTCAATGGCAGTTGCAACTCGGTTGACGGCAATCATCATCGCGGCATCGCGCATGGTAATATTTTCCTTTTGCGACAAATCCCAAACCGCCTTGAAGGCTTTGGTCATGACGTTCTTGAGATTGCTGTTGACTTCGTCCTCGTCCCAGAAAAACGACTGAATGCTCTGTACCCACTCGAAATAGGAAACAACGACACCGCCCGAGTTGGCCAAAATATCAGGGATGACGGTCACGCCACGCTTGGTCAGTTCGTGCTCGGCCTCAACGGTTGTCGGGCCGTTGGCGCCTTCAACGATCGCCTTGGCTCGGATTCGATCGACATTGTCCAGCGTAATCTGCCGCTCCAGTGCGGCCGGGACCAGAATGTCAACGTCGAGTTCCAGCAGCTCTTGATTACTGATTTTCGACACACCGGGTGCGGTAAAGCCTTCCAAATAATGGAACTTCGAAGTGGCGCAATAATCCAGCATTTGCTGAATGGGCAAGCCGTTGGGGTTGTAGTAGGCACCGCTAACGTCGCTGACGGCTACAACTCTACAGCCCTCACGGCTGAGCAGATCGGCGCTGACGCCTCCGACGTTACCGAAACCTTGAACAGCTACGGTTATGTCGGTCGGCTTTTTACCCCAACGCTTGAGAAGCTCGAGGGTATGAAACATGACGCCGCGGCCGGTTGCCTCTCGTCTGCCGAGGCTGCCGCCGAGGTCGGTGGACTTGCCGGTCACTATATCCAGAGTGGTGGCGCCGCGATACATGCTGACCGTGTCCATAATCCATCCCATCGTTTCGGCATTGGTGTTGACGTCCGGAGCAGGGATGTCCGAGTGTGGGCCGATGATCGGCATAATGTTGACCGTGTAACGGCGTGTGAGCCTGCGAATTTCCTCTTTTTCCAGCTTGGTCACATCAACCTGAACACCGCCCTTGGCGCCGCCGAAGGGAATGTTGACTACCGCACATTTCCAGGTCATCCACATCGCCAAGGCTTTGATCTCGTCCAAGGTCACGCTTTGATGATAACGGATACCTCCCTTGCAGGGTCCCCGCGCGCTGCAGTGCTGCACGCGATAGCCGGTAAACATTTCGATCCTGCCGTCATTCATGACAACCGGAATGGCGACAATCAGCTCGCGCTCGCAATAGCGCAGAACATTGTGCGTATTGGGGTTCAGCTTGAGCCGTTTTGCGGCAACGTCGAGTTGCTGAAGCGCCATGTTGAACAGAGAGTTATTCTCCATAACCTGCTCCTAATTGTTTAGTGACCGTATGAATACCGTGACCATCCGCACTAGAATTTTTTAAGGATTTTTTCCAGCTTTCTCCTTTCCTTTTTAGTCGGTCGTCCTTTGTATTTCGGGCGGTGCACTTTGAAGGATTCGGCGAACAAATGCAAAAGTTCCTTTGCCTCCTCTGTCAGCTGGGGTTCTTCTTTCCGATATAAAAGCCTCGCCTCTTTGATGGGCAAATTTTTTTGCGACAATCCCAGCACCGTCAGGTTAATGAATTTTCCTGCAGCAGTTTTGAGAGTAATTTTGTCCCCTACCCGAATCATAGTCGCAGGCTTGGCCACTTTGTCGTTTACTTTGACACGGCGCTCTTGGCAGGCTTTTGCCGCTTGTGAACGAGTTTTATAGAGACAAGAAATGTTCAACCAAGTATCGATTCGCTGAAGCTCAGGATGTTCACTTTCCTGTACCATGGCTTAAAACACTTTGACAGTAACGTATCGGCGCGGATTTTGTTTTAGATCGGTCGCCAGGCTGTCAAGCTGGTTGATCACCTTGACAAGCCTTTCATACAAGGCATCGTCATTGAGCATTCGACTGACGGTGCCTTCGCCCTTTTCGATTTTTTGCAGAATTTGTGAAATTTGTTCGAGATTTGCCACAAGTTTATCATGGGCTTCAGAACTGGCGACAAATCGCGCCGCAGAACCGGAGCCGTTTACCAGGCTGTCCGCCAGTATGTTGACATTTTTTAAGAAAGTATAGAGCTCGTCATACATCGTGCTGTCGCGCAGAATTTTGGCAAGAATACCGTCGCTCGATTCCAAATCATTTTTAAGGACGGTGAACAGCTCGAATGATGACATCAGTTCATTATAAAGCCGCGGGTCATTGAGTAAAAGCCCCAGTGTCCCCTGCCCTTCATTGATCTTGTCGGTAATTTCCTTGATTTTGATCGTCATATCCTTCAATTCGTTGAAAGCGGCGACGCTTTCGTCGATAAGCTTTTCCACGTCGATGGGATCCATGCCGACCAGGAAATCGCCGTCGTTAAGCATGGGCTGATCCGGACTGCCTGCGGTTATGGAAACGAACTTGTCACCCAAAAGTCCAAGGGTGCCGATATAGGCTTCGGAGTCTTTTCGGATGTGTTTTTGTACCGAGCGGAGGATTTCGACGGAAACTTTGATTTTCGGATTGCCCACCTCCTCGATAAAACTGATGCCGACGACCGATCCCACCCGCACGCCGTTGAGGCGAACTGGGGCACCGGTCTGCAGGCCGTTGACGCGCGTTACATAAAAGTGCAAAAGATAACGCTTTTCCAAAACTCCTTGATGCCTGCCGACGGCAAAAATGATGTAAATGATGACCAATATTCCGACTAAAAATGTCAGCCCGACCTTAATTTCGTGCGACCGTTCTTCCTGCTGTCGTGTTTTCATTTGGGGCCTGCTATAAAGGTCTGAATGAATTCGTTTGAGCTTTTTTTGATTTCTTCGACGGTGCCGATTTCCAGGATGCGGCCGCCGTCCATAACGGCAACGCGGTCGGCTACGCTAAAGCCGCTTGCCAGCTCGTGCGTGACCACAATGGAAGTCACGCCGTATTCCGCCTGGGTTTTGCGAATCAATGCATTAATGGTTGTCGCCGTAATCGGATCCAACCCGGTTGTCGGTTCATCATAGAGGAGAATTTCCGGCTGATAGGCCATAGCCCGCGCAAGCGCGACGCGTTTTTTCATGCCGCCGGAAAGTTCCGAAGGCATCAAGTTTTCAGTGCCGGCCATGTCCACAAACAAAAGATTCTTGGCAACAATTTCATCGATTTCTTCTTGGGACATGGTGGTATGCTCTTTTAAAGCAAAGGCGACGTTTTCGCCGATGGTAAGCGAATCAAACAGCGCGCTGCCTTGGAAGAGCATGCCCATGCGGCGGCGGATGGGAAACAGCTCCCGCTCGGGCAGAGCAGCGATGTCGATGCCGTCGACGATGACGCTGCCGGAATCCGGAGGAATGAGTCCAAGCAGAATTTTTAAGGTAACGCTTTTTCCGCAGCCGCTGCGCCCCAAGATGACCAGCGTTTCGCCTCGAAAGATCGATAGGGAAAGACCTTTAAGAACCTGGTGATTATTGAATGATTTCCACACATCGCGAAACTCGATGATAATACCGCCTCGAGTCGTCATTTACATGCTCCCTATCGTGAGCTTGGTAATCAGAA from candidate division KSB1 bacterium encodes:
- the purM gene encoding phosphoribosylformylglycinamidine cyclo-ligase codes for the protein MSITYRSAGVDIDAAEKATKSIAREAKSTFNVHVLNDIGLFAGFYEIDLQKYPQPVVVTSIDGVGTKLKIAFMMGVHDTVGQDLVNHCVNDIMTCGADPAAFTDYVGTQKLSPEILAEIIRGMAKACRENECALIGGETAEMPGFYAPGEYDLAGSIIGLVNRPDIIDGSRIAKGHLLIGISSNGLHTNGYSLARKVLLEIKKIDLRVYEPELAKSWGEELLRVHKSYRKAIMRVRSIPGLDGISHITGGGIVGNTQRLLRGDLELAVDWSAWQIPPEFRLLQRYGDIEDEEMRRVFNLGIGLVFVVSPHAADKVKAELEAIGEKPVFLGEVK
- a CDS encoding DUF4416 family protein, which codes for MGIIQQPQPVCPICAVCSGEESLLLQVLKEIQELLGNLQSRSAVIDFNFTTYYQEEMGGNLLKVYAAFADLTDPGLLPQWKHRTNEIESRYMINDKRTVNIDPGYIEAAKLVLASTKNFSHRIYIGQGIYGDLQLTWRKGGFQANPWTYPDYRDERVLSFFNSVRNDYWTKLRKGIS
- the xylA gene encoding xylose isomerase, whose protein sequence is MANKVFIGSKEYFRGIKKIEYEGPQSKNPLAFKWYQPDKIVAGKPMKDHFRFAIAYWHTFCNTGGDPFGPGTVEFPWDQASDPMTAAKQKLDAAFEFFTKLGVDFYCFHDRDLAPEGKNVLESEANLRTLVDMAKERQKETGVKLLWGTANVFSHPRYMNGAATNPDFHVLTHVAAQVKAAIDATIELGGENYVFWGGREGYFSLLNTDMKREIEHLGMFLTKARDYGRKAGFKGVFLIEPKPMEPTKHQYDFDVATVIGFLRRFGLDKDFKLNIENNHATLAGHTFAHEVRLAADNGLLGSLDINQGDPHNGWDTDEFLHDITEAVLLMLEILSAGGLAPGGMNFDAKTRRNSTDLEDIFIAHISSMDTLARALIIADRIIRESDLLKMRRERYASFDSGDGARFEKGELGLEELRELAVKLGEPKQISGKQELYEAIINQFI
- a CDS encoding Glu/Leu/Phe/Val dehydrogenase yields the protein MENNSLFNMALQQLDVAAKRLKLNPNTHNVLRYCERELIVAIPVVMNDGRIEMFTGYRVQHCSARGPCKGGIRYHQSVTLDEIKALAMWMTWKCAVVNIPFGGAKGGVQVDVTKLEKEEIRRLTRRYTVNIMPIIGPHSDIPAPDVNTNAETMGWIMDTVSMYRGATTLDIVTGKSTDLGGSLGRREATGRGVMFHTLELLKRWGKKPTDITVAVQGFGNVGGVSADLLSREGCRVVAVSDVSGAYYNPNGLPIQQMLDYCATSKFHYLEGFTAPGVSKISNQELLELDVDILVPAALERQITLDNVDRIRAKAIVEGANGPTTVEAEHELTKRGVTVIPDILANSGGVVVSYFEWVQSIQSFFWDEDEVNSNLKNVMTKAFKAVWDLSQKENITMRDAAMMIAVNRVATAIEERGIFP
- a CDS encoding S4 domain-containing protein encodes the protein MVQESEHPELQRIDTWLNISCLYKTRSQAAKACQERRVKVNDKVAKPATMIRVGDKITLKTAAGKFINLTVLGLSQKNLPIKEARLLYRKEEPQLTEEAKELLHLFAESFKVHRPKYKGRPTKKERRKLEKILKKF
- a CDS encoding MlaD family protein yields the protein MKTRQQEERSHEIKVGLTFLVGILVIIYIIFAVGRHQGVLEKRYLLHFYVTRVNGLQTGAPVRLNGVRVGSVVGISFIEEVGNPKIKVSVEILRSVQKHIRKDSEAYIGTLGLLGDKFVSITAGSPDQPMLNDGDFLVGMDPIDVEKLIDESVAAFNELKDMTIKIKEITDKINEGQGTLGLLLNDPRLYNELMSSFELFTVLKNDLESSDGILAKILRDSTMYDELYTFLKNVNILADSLVNGSGSAARFVASSEAHDKLVANLEQISQILQKIEKGEGTVSRMLNDDALYERLVKVINQLDSLATDLKQNPRRYVTVKVF
- a CDS encoding ABC transporter ATP-binding protein, whose product is MTTRGGIIIEFRDVWKSFNNHQVLKGLSLSIFRGETLVILGRSGCGKSVTLKILLGLIPPDSGSVIVDGIDIAALPERELFPIRRRMGMLFQGSALFDSLTIGENVAFALKEHTTMSQEEIDEIVAKNLLFVDMAGTENLMPSELSGGMKKRVALARAMAYQPEILLYDEPTTGLDPITATTINALIRKTQAEYGVTSIVVTHELASGFSVADRVAVMDGGRILEIGTVEEIKKSSNEFIQTFIAGPK